The DNA window TTCACAATCGCCCTCACCCTTCTCGGCGCAGTGCGCGAGTTTCTGGGAACAGGCAAGATTTTTGATCTCACCATCTATCCCGAACAGTTCGGCTCACTCGTGTTCGTGCTCGCCCCGGGCGCATTCATCGCCCTCGGCCTGCTCATCGCCCTTTTCACCAAGCTTCGTGCGAAGTCATGCTGAGCCCCACCGCCACACTTCATCCTTAATCCTTAAGACTTAATACTTCATTACAGATGCTCGAATATATTTCCATCATCATAACGGCGATATTTGTCAACAACATCGTCTTTGCCCAGTTCCTCGGAATCTGTCCATTCATCGGAGTGTCGCGCAAACTCTCAAGCGCAGTCGGCATGGGTGCGGCCGTGACATTTGTCATGCTTCTCGCCACTGTCATCACATGGCTTCTTCAGGATCTTGTCCTCACGCCTTTCGGCCTTGGGTTCATGCAGACAATTGTCTTCATTCTAGTCATCGCCGCATTGGTACAGATGCTTGAGATTGTGCTCAAGAAGATAGCTCCGGTGCTCTATAGTGCCCTCGGCGTGTTCCTGCCGCTCATCACTACAAACTGTGCCGTCCTCGGTGTAGCAATCACAGTTGTCCAGAAAGGTATGAATCTCGGCGAAAGCGTTGTCTATGCCTTTGCAACTGCGGTCGGCTTCACAATGGCTATCGCTATTTTTGCCGGTATCCGCGAGCAGCTTGCCATGACAAACGTGCCTAAGTCAATGCGCGGTGTGCCTATCGCCATGATTTGCGCAGGTCTTCTTGCAATGGCCTTCATGGGCTTCTCAGGCATCAAAATCGGCTAAAATGACTTGAAACAGACAGTCGGACGGACTGTCGCATAAAATAACGCAGAGCCATTCGACATGTTCTTCGGACAATCGGATGGCTCTGCGTCTGTTAGAATAGCTTATATTATCGCGATTCCGGCCTGTAGGTCGCGCATCCTGACTTAGAATGATAAATAACCCATTTCAAAAACGAGATTATTGATGGACTCTGAAAAAGACAAAATGCTCCGTGGCGAAATCTACGATGCCAACTGTGATCCACAGCTGATCGAGGAGCGCATGAAATGCAAACTTCTATGCCGTAAGTACAACGACCTGATGCCTGACAGACTTGAGGAACGCAAGTCGCTACTGAAGACACTCCTTGGCCGTGTGGGCGAGAACTACTATATCGAACAGCCGTTTTATTGCGATTATGGCTACAATATCTCTGTCGGCGATAATTTCTATTCCAACGTCAATCTCGTCATTCTCGATGGCGCTAAAGTGACGTTTGGCGACAATGTCTTCATTGCTCCGGACTGCGGTTTCCATACAGCCGGACATCCTCTTGATGTCAGGCGCCGCAACATGGGGCTTGAATACGCCCGTCCGATTACGGTCGGAAACAACGTATGGATAGGGGCTGGTGTGCATGTCCTTCCGGGAGTGACAATCGGCGACAACTGTGTCATCGGTGCAGGCAGTGTGGTCAACCGCGATATTCCTGCCAACTCATTGGCTGTCGGCAATCCTTGCCGGGTGATCCGTTCACTCGAAGGAATCAATGCTGCCGACTGACTCTGACGGCAACAAAAAATCATAAAAAGCAAACCCCACCATGCCTGACAGAAAAGCGGGCATGGTGGGGTTGGGTGTTCTATTTACTTTTTGTTCTATTCGATATGTGTGTTATCAGTGGATAAACAGTGTCTCGACGGCATAGGTGGCGATACCGGCTATATAGCCGATAAAAGCAATCCATGTGAATTTTTTAAGATACCATCCGAAGCTGATTTTTTCAAGGCCCATTACGACGACACCGGCTGCAGAACCGATGATAAGCATTGAGCCTCCGACACCGGCACAGTAGGCGAGAAGCTGCCAGAAAAGACCGTCGACACCATAGTCGCCGGAGGGAGCGATTGCATACATGTCCATACAGCCTGCGACGAGGGGCACATTGTCGACGATGCTCGAAACCACGCCGATCACGCCTGTCACGAGGTAATGGTTGCCGTGTGAGGCTTCGTTAAGCCAGATGCCGAACGAGTTCAGCACTCCTGTTTCCTGAAGCGTGGCCACGGCCATAAGGATACCGAGGAAGAAGAGTATGGTTGCCATGTCGATTCGCGCGAGGAGCGACGTGACCTTGAGGTTAGAGTTATCGCAGAACAGTGCGTTGCGGTTGCAGCGATATTCACTGACAAGCCAGAGGATGCCGAGCGCGAGAAGTATGCCCATGAAAGGAGCGAGACCTGTCAGCATTCTGAAAATAGGCACGAAGATGAGACCGCCTACGCCAAGGCAAAGGATGAGAGTGCGGTCGCCCGGAGTCTGGCCGGCCGGGAGTGACTCTTCCGTATGGTTGACAGCCGGGAGCGAGCCTTTGAGATAGTATTGGGCTGCAAATCCTGATACGAGCACTGCGATGAGCGAGGGTAGGAACAGTTCGGTGATGACTCCGCCTGTGGTGATCATGCCGCGTATCCAGAGCATGATGGTCGTGACGTCGCCTATTGGCGAGAACGCGCCGCCGGCATTGGCTGCTATGATAATCATGCCTCCGTAGATCATGCGGTCGTTATGGTCGTCGACGAGCTTGCGTAGCACCATGACCATGACTATCGAGGTTGTGAGATTGTCGAGTATTGCCGAAAGGACAAATGCCATGAACGTGATGCGCCAGAGCAGTTTGCGTTTGCTTGTGGTGGCAAGTGCGTCCTTTACGAAGAAAAATCCTCCGTTTGCATCCACAATCTCCACGATTGTCATTGCGCCCATCAGGAAGAACAGGATTTCACAAGTGTCGCCGAGGTGTTCGAGAAGTTGCGCTGATGTGTCGGCGCCGTGTTCGGGCGCATAACCGCAGGCGTAGAGAGTCCAGCAGACAACGCACATGAGAAGTGCGGGAACAGCTTTGTTGATTTTAAGCACGCTTTCAAGAGCGATGCACAGATAACCGAGAATAAAAAACGTGACGATAGCAGTTGTCATTTTCCTAAAAATTTAAACAGATTTCATGGTTTTAATTAGAGTTGATTTAATGATACCGAAGACAGCTCACGCCATATCAGCGACCTCCTTGTAAGAAAGTCCAATTTGACGCAAAGGTCGTAATTATCCATCGTAATGCAAAATTTACAATAATGAAATATTTCTTTAATTAGCTTATCTGCAAATCGGTAGAGAACTTTGCTTTAATCATGACAGTCAGGCGAGGCCACGTCTCATTCGTGTCCCGCCTTGACCGCTAAAATTTAGAACGATGGATATATAGAGGTTAGATTTTGATTTGTCGACTGATGAGCGTATTATTCTTCTTCTCGATGTTCCGCTGCTTATGTCACAAAAACGGACTAAGGAGGGTGTGTTTACCGCCGAACTGTCCGATGATATGCCGGATGATTGACCTGACTCAACCTGACATCCGGTTGCCGGACAGCCTCAAAAAAGCTGTTTATGGAATAAGGATAGAGTTAAGACATAAGTGAATTTTATGCCTTAACTCTAAAGTGGTGTTTAAGAATCGAGCCTGTCGTTATTGTTGGATTTATTTGAATTAATTGAACGACATGCGCGATATGTCCCGATTGACCCTATGATAATAAGAAGGAATATAAAAACTACTGATGTCCATTCTGAATTAATTATCAAAGTGTAGACAGGATATACTAAAAGGATGATTGAAACAATAAGTATTCCGATATAGTTTGATTTGCTCATATATATTGATTTATGTTTAGCAGAATTCAGCAATTCCAACCAATGCACCGCTCCATCCACCAACAGCACCACCGCTAACAGTTCCGACAACAGGAAGAGTGACTGTTCCAACGCCAGCACCTGCAAGAAATCCGAGGCCAGCTGAACCGGCAGTACCTGCTATACATTTTACAGCTGAAAGAATTGAATCTCCAATACCTCTTGATACTGGTTGGTTTTGGAGTTCTACAGCATATTGCATACCTAATATTGCGATATCTATTGATTCAATAAGACTATCATATTCTGTAACAGTAAGAGATTCTTTGTGATTATCCACTACTGAAATAAGTTTGCTACGGATAGACTCATAGTTATCACTGCTATTAAAATCAAGGGATTGATATCCTGCGACTACTGAGTAAACAGCATCTAAAATTGGAGCTGCACTGGTGCTTCTTGATTGTATAGTATTGTCCTCAAGAGTTTCAGCTTTTTCAATTGCTTGTTCGATTGAAGAATAGTTGAGGCTTTGGAAATATGTAAATAACTTCTGCCCATCAGTTTCTTCATCGTATGATTCGACTGTTGTGTTGTTGTCGAGTGGAGATTCATTGCTACAGCTATGAGTGATTAGCATAGTCGCTAGTACCATTACAATACTTGAGATCCCCATGATTACATTTTTTAGATCTTTCATTTTACAATGATTCGGTAAAATTTGAGGTTGTTCAGCCTAGGCTAAGCCGCTAACTGAGCCAACCGATGATTTATTTTCTGAATTATTTTGAGATGCGGAGATTTTCCGCAAGTCGAAATAATTGTTGAGGCGAGATAAGATTCAAACATAAGCCGTTTGAACTGTGCTAACGAAAGATCCGGATAATCCTTCCTTATGACCTCCTTGCAGACATTGAGTGCAGTGAAGGAAAGATTGAATGCGAAGTCAAGCCGGTCTTTGTCGCGTGTCTGTTGCGACTGGAGTCCTGTAAACTGTTTGGCATCGCGTATGCCGAACTCAATCTGAAAGCGGGTGCGGTAGAAACCGATGATCTTTTCAGGCCTCATGTCGGTATCGGTAGAGAAGTAAAGAAGAGGCTCTGCGTTTTCAACCGGACAGACCACGATACGGATGTCGCGTCTCAATGCCCTCGAATGTACGACCGCCGTGTGACATCGGTTTTTGTTTCCTTTGGAATCCTCATATATGAATGAAGTGAACACGGACATGTCAAGGTTGGAGAAATCCACTTTCTCTCCATACTTTTTCTTTCTGCCGCGTCTTCGCGGGGCGGAGGAATCCGGTATGGCCAGATACCTCAGATATGAGTTGGCACGTAATCTCCCGACAAATCGAAATCCCATGCCAATCACTTCATTTACAAACTCATATTTGGAGAAAAAGGCATCGGCAACCAGAATATCCGTCAGTGAGAGCAGCTCTGTCGCCTTTGACCTGACAAGTGCCACATACCAGTCAAGCATTGACATTTGTTTCTCGGATTCAAGAGTCCTGAAGTTCGGTGACTGGACAGCACCGAGCATCACGCATGTATGTTTACTCAGACTTATTGCCCCGATCGCCATTATCTCCAGACCGCGTTTGACACGTTGTGCCACCCCAGACCAGAAACGGCCTATGCCATACGTCAGTCTGCCTGCTTTTGAAATGAACGACGGATCGATTGCCACTGCCATGTCATCGGCCGGCCCAAAACAATCCTGCGCCATACCTATGTTGACTTTCATCCAGTCTACGGATGTCTTGAAATTGGAGGCAAAGGTCTTGGCTGTACGACCGCCATAGCGCGACAGCCGGGTAAAATTGACTTTGCCCGGAATCAACGCTACAGTGCGTATTGTTAAAATCAGCCAGTTGAGGAACCTTTTGCTCATCTTGGTTGTAGTATTTTCAAATACCGACTTACACCGAAAGGTGAAGTCTTTGAGAATCGCCAATACGTTCATGGTATAAGTGTTTTATAATGAACGCTTTGGCGATTCATTTGTATTTGACAATTCGACATATTAACTTAAGTTTCAACTACTTCGGTAATTTTTACCGAATCATTGTAAAATCAATAGTTCGGTAAAATTTGCATATTCAATTGGATATCAATAAGATACAACAACAATTCAATATCAATGCAAACTATTGTGTATCAGTGCGATACAGCTATGCCTGCTCAAAAATTACCGAACTGTTGTTGGCTGACTTTTGAATCCTAAAAAAGTTGCTGCCTTACAAATGCCGAGTAAGGAAATACCTTCTGTTGTGGCATGACAGAAAGTTGATATAAATCCATTAGAATAGTGCTGTCCATAGTAAGTACAAATCATTTGCAGACATGCAATACCACATTGCATTGAATCTTCTTGCTTGATGAATGGAAATCGGCTGGCCATAATATGAATATAATGATTTATACGCGTTATCAAATTTATGATATAATATGTTAAAAAATCATCTATAATATTGGATAGTATGGGATTCCCTAAATTACCTTCCGTTTACTGTGGAATGATTTACATTGGCATCTGCATTTACAAGTTTACTTGTTCCTCGTTTCTGCCGACCCCATTGAAGATTGTAACTGACAGATATATATGGCATACGCATATTGAGTCGCATGTGTTGCTCGTTAGTATTCCATTTGCTTAATGATTTGGAACCTTGATCATATTTTCCGAACGGCATTATTACGCCTGCTCCGAATTCCCAATCTTTCCAATTATAGGATAAATCTATTATGGAGATGTCTTCGCCCCATGAGATTTTTTCACCCCACAAGTCTCGCTGTGCCCTTTTGTACTGTACTCCTAAGGTAAAGCCCCAGTGAGAGAGCAGCGCATTTATATCTCCGCTCCAACAATGATTATAGAGCTTGTAATTATTGCCCTTCATACGTTCCGCAGTATATTGCAATGTCCCGGATACAGTCATCCATGTCGGAATAACTTCAATCTGCGGAGCTATCCAGAAACTTATGTTGTCTAATCCTTTGCTGTTTTCGTAAGAAGTTATAAGCCTATCATTGTTCCAGTAAAGATAAGGCGTGATTGCATTTGGGCTTGAAAAGGCTCTGGCACCAAACGAACCTGAAACATGGGGTAGGTTGTAACTGTATCTTAATGAAAGCATGTATGATGATGAGGTTTGCAAATCGGGATTTCCGATTCTCCATTGGAAGCCATCAAGTTGTTGCGGTGCAATATTGGTAGCGGCAAGAGAGGGAGCCGATTGCCATGATGTGAAACTGAGACGGAACTGATGATTTAGGTTAGGTGAATAAGTTAAGGTAGCTTGTGGTCGGAGATTCCAGGAATGATTGCCTTGATTGGTTTCTTTGAAAAGGAACGAGGTATATTGCACACCAAGTCCTCCTGTTAAAGAAACTTTGTTAATACGGTGAAAATATTCGGTAAAGAAATATGCCTTGTCTTGATGTTGATGGAATATTTCCCCGTCAAGATTCTTGTATGTTGAGCGATTGCGGTTTGCTGTGTAAGACGCTCCGGCGGTAAAGCGCGAGTTTCTCCATTGCTTTATATAGTTTGTCTCAACGCCATACGCCTGATTCCAATCTTTTATATAAGTATGGACATCATTTATAAGTTGCGACGAACCTGATGTTTTCTCAACATAATCAGAATATGAGTGTCCGGAATATAATGACGCGCTGAAATCTACAACCAAAGTCTGTCTGTTTGAAAAATGTTGCTCAAGATAGGCAGAAAACGAGGGTGTTGTGCCTGTATTTCCATGAGAATCCGTGAGATTAATATCGTTTTCGCCATTACTGAGGCTCAACAATCCATTATATAGCCATTTATCAGTAAAACTGCGGTTGGCCTGAAGAGCCACATAAAACACAGTTGTGTCCGGCTTAATGTAGTTATAAGACATCCACGTTGCGCCTTGACTGTTGTCAAGTTCTCCACCTAACGGTGTTTCCGTTCTTGTCAATGATTCCCCATTGGGATAAGTAAATGTTTCCTTATATTCGCGGTATGCTTTCATGTCATCGGTCAGTTTGAAATATCCACCGACACTCCATTGCGACCTACCAACATTGAACTTTGCATCCGTCCGGTTATATCCCCATTTTTCATTGATCGCCTGTTTTCCCTCCAACATTAAAGAACCGCCGAGGGTAGGATTGATAACGATAAAGTTGAGCACATAGTTAGCTCCGTTATAACGCAGTCCCGGATTATCGATCCATTCAACACGCTTTATCGTTTCCGGCAGAAGTGCTTTAATTTGCTCGATGGTCGTAACCCTGCCGTTGATTCTTACCTGCACCGACTGTCCTGCAGCGCTTATTGAACCCAAGGCATCGTTTACTATAAGAGTAGGTATCATCAGATTGCGGAGTAATTGCATGCCATTTTTTGAGTTGTCAACCGCGCTTTTCGAAGGATGGTAAACTTCCATATCAGATTTTCGGATGACTTTTGGTGCTTGCACAACAATTTCATCCAACGATGTAGACACAATAGTGTCTGAGATCTGAGCAAATGACATCAAACCACAGATGTTGCATAATATGAAGATGTAAAGGCGGAATAATTTCATAATTAAGATTTTGTGATTTTGTTATAGTAGGCTTCAAGGCAATTATTAAGGAGGTCTGGTGCTTTTTGCATACACTGACATAGATTATATTTGCCTCCATGAAATAAATTACGTTCTCCATACCATGCACATTTCCCATTACATATAGGTAGAAAGAAACAATCTCTACATTCTTTATCATTATACCACGCACATGCGGTATGATAACGATAAAAAATTTGTGGGTTTTTAATTTTTGGATCGTTAATATACCCTACAATCTTTGTTTCATCTGATACATCATTCCAACATTTATATATTTCCCCATATGGACCAATGATAAAAGAATTGACACACATAGCGCAGCATGTTTTAGCCTTATGGAGGGTAGGATATATACTGCCGTTCAAATCCCCATTAGAAAAAAGATTGAAAAGAAGCTCTGCTGTCTCCCATCGGCTAAAGGATGGCTCTACGAGATTTGTTTTAGAATCATTTTCTAATCTAATAATACCCGGGTAAACAATTATATTTGAACTACCAACTTCTGTTTCTATAAATTTTTTAACTATAAAGAAGTCGTCTAAGTTCGTTTTATCAATATTTACACGTATGTGGATTTTAGTTGTAGTAAGTTCTCTAACAATATTTTTTATGTTAGATACAATAATATCGAACGTCGGCTTTAGCGATTTTTTTAGTGACCGCAGGTGATTATGTCTTTCTTTTTGACCATCTAAAGTGATTTGAATTATATCTAATGGATACTTTTTTATTGCTGTCCGATAAAACTTTTTGAGGCAAAACAAAATTAGGACTGGCACCTATTGCAGGAGTCAGTCCTTTTAGTTTAGTTTGTGTTGGTCAAAACATATTCTAAACTATGCCCAAAAGTAGTCATTTTAGCGGACAGCCGCTCTATGGTCAGGTAATAAAACTGCTTGACAAGTCGAAAATTCTTCAGTTTAGCCGCGAATACGGAGGAGAGAGATATACCAAACGGTTTAACTGCTGGATTCATCTGGTGGTAATGCTCTATGCGGTGATAATGCGATTCGACTCATTGCGTGAGATAACAGCCAGTTTGCTTGCCGAGACGCGTAAACTGTCTCATATAGGTATTACATTCAAAATCGGGCGCAGCACACTCGCGGATGCCAACAAGAGGCGCCCCGAAGCTATATTTGAGGCTATATATCGCGATTTATATGCCACTTACCGCCACGTTCTTTCCTCGGACAGCCACAGCCGCAAGACTCCAAAATGGATGAAACGGCTGCAGATTATCGACTCCACGACTATTACTCTGTTCTCCAACCTGCTGTTCAAGGGAGTCGGACGCCATCCAAAGACCGGAAAAAAGAAAGGCGGAATCAAGGTTCATACCGTCATACATGCCAACGAAGGTGTGCCGTCGGATATAAAGTTCACATCAGCGGCTACAAACGACTCATTCATGCTCAAGCCAACAACATTGAGTAAAGGCGACATAATGGCAATGGACCGCGCATACATCGATTATGAGAAGTTCCAGCAACTGACGGAGCGTGGCGTAACATACGTCACCAAGATGAAGAAGAACCTGAAATACAGCATATTGTCGGACACTATGTATCAGACTCCTGACGGACTGATGGAGGTCAGGATACAGCAAGTGGAGTTTGTAAAGCAGGTTAAAGGCGGAGAGGTCATTCGACATAAATCACGCATAATCACTTATGTGGATGTCAAGAAGCGTAAACTGATATCGCTGCTGACCAACGATATGGAGTCCGACCCGGAGGAAATCATCGCGATATACCGACAGAGATGGGTAATTGAGCTGCTGTTCAAGCAGATGAAACAAAACTTTCCACTTAAATACTTCTATGGCGAGAGCGCCAATGCCATCAAGATCCAGATCTGGATCACACTAATCGCCAATCTACTGCTGATGGTGATGCAGAAGGGGCTGAAACGCCAGTGGAGCTTCTCCGGGCTGGCAACAATGGTCAGAATTACCCTGATGTACTACGTTGACTTCAACAGCCTGTTTAACAACCCGGAAAAAGAGTGGGAAATCATCCTTTCCGAGGCCTCCGGAGCGCCTCCCGAACCGACACTGTTTGACTGAGGGGGCTTGTAAAGTAAAAAAGAAGACTCGAACACCGTAAAATCAGCGTTCGAGCCATACTTTATTGCGCTATTTGAGTTTTATCGGACAGCAATAATACTTTTTAAATAATGATATTGCCTCCTCATTAAAAAGATATCCATTAGTTATTATGGAATGTTTTTGAATTTTTACATCTTTTTCGATATTCAGTCGGTCTAATATTGAATTTATAACTGAAAGAGACATAAGGGGTTCTCCTCCATCCCATTTGAGATCAATATTAGATTTACCTTCATTGTCTCGAATAAAACTAATTAATTTCTCGACAACAGAGGGTGTCATATACCGTGCTCTCTTATCTGTCTCAAAGCAATAAGGACAAGCGAAATTACAATTTAGGCTCGGTACCAACACTAAATTCAATTTAGATTTATTGTGTTGAACAGCTTGAGTGATGAATTGGCTTTCATGTATGAAATCTTCATCAGACGTTACACTTCCAATAAATCCCTGAGATGTAAGAATATTCGAAGATTCTTCATCTAAAATAGCCAGATTTAGAGGAGTTTTACTTTGAGAAACATCTTTCAGATGGTTGAATACATGAGGAGTAAGTTCAATAAAGGAGTTTGTTCTGGAAGAATATCCTAAATTGACTCCCGTTGAACTAGTGAAGAAATAGCAATATCGAGATAATACCATAGTCTTTCAGGATTGATTTATTGTTATGCGGAGATTTCAAAATCTCCGCATAACAATAAAAATAGAGATTAGTTACTCTTTATCGGTTTTTCGGGTTTCTCGGGCTTTTCGGGCTGAGTGGTATTGCTGTTGCCAATCCAGCAATCACAAGTACATTCCTGTGCGGTGTCATTGACCTGGTTGCTTACACCGCCCTTTACATTTACATCATCCTATTCTGAGAGGAGTTCACTGGGCTTAATGATACGAGTTTCCATATTGGAAAAAATTTTAATAAGTGTCTACTCTATTCGCTTTTCGACTTCTGCGCTCCTATCCGGAGAGGATTTGCTTTGAGCAACTATAGTTGAATATATCCTTGAGCAATCCAAGTCTCTCCGATAATCTCTATTTTATAGAGACCGGGAATTGAAATTTGGAATGAGGTATTTATCTCGGAGTCATATTCGATGATGTTATTGTTTAGGTAGAGGAAAACTTCTCCGGTAGCATCTCCATCATATAAAATATTAATGGAATTACTTTCTGCATTGTACCATGCCTCTATATTATCCATGCGCATAGGAGCGCGATGCCTTCCTGATGTTTCGGTGTATTGAGAATATTCCAATACAATTCCTTTAGAAGAGGTGTCTTCATTTGACCCTTGTGCTATAGCATGTAGTGCAAATGTCATAATTACAAGAATGAGGGTAAAAATCTTTTTCATGTCTATATGTGTTTTGATTGATTTTGATGTTGTAAAATTACAATGGCAAACATTCATGCTCCAAAACAAAACTTTCATATTAGAAAGATTTTTATTTGAGTAATGCGCAGTAAATTAAGAAAATATAAAATTGAGAAATTGATTATTTTGGAACATTATTATTTAAACTTTCAGAAGTGCTGTCTTCTGAAAGTTTTTGGAGGAATTTTCTGAGGTTTGTAGTCTTTGGCCGCATCCCTATTTTCTGTCGGATTGACCAACTAAGGTTATATTGGCTCTTAAATCTGGTTATAAGTTCATATTCTTTTCCAGATAGTCCACAAAACATTGCGCACATATAGCGAAGCTCTTGTGCCGAGAACGTATTTGCCTCTATGAACTTTCTTAAAAATGGATTATTATTTGCGATAGCATCAAGTATTCTTTCCCATTTAATATCTGCGATATTAAATGGATCTTTTTTTGAATCAGACTCAACTTCGTTTTGCATTAATGATGCGTTTAGAACTTTTTGATGGATATCCTTTAGCTCTTCTGAGTTGATTGAATTGTCTGTAATGGCATACAACAATTTGGAGAGAACTTTCAATGTTAGCCCCCTCTTTGATAGGATTGAGACGCTTTGTCGAGTCATTTTTTATTACAAAAATAGCATATAAATCATTCATTTAGAAAATAAAAGTTTCATATGCTGTTTTTGTAATCCAATGATAACTAAATAAATATGCTAAATAAAAGTGCTGATTTTTGGGCGAAATTTGTCA is part of the Duncaniella dubosii genome and encodes:
- a CDS encoding SPASM domain-containing protein; the protein is MPVLILFCLKKFYRTAIKKYPLDIIQITLDGQKERHNHLRSLKKSLKPTFDIIVSNIKNIVRELTTTKIHIRVNIDKTNLDDFFIVKKFIETEVGSSNIIVYPGIIRLENDSKTNLVEPSFSRWETAELLFNLFSNGDLNGSIYPTLHKAKTCCAMCVNSFIIGPYGEIYKCWNDVSDETKIVGYINDPKIKNPQIFYRYHTACAWYNDKECRDCFFLPICNGKCAWYGERNLFHGGKYNLCQCMQKAPDLLNNCLEAYYNKITKS
- a CDS encoding IS4 family transposase is translated as MPKSSHFSGQPLYGQVIKLLDKSKILQFSREYGGERYTKRFNCWIHLVVMLYAVIMRFDSLREITASLLAETRKLSHIGITFKIGRSTLADANKRRPEAIFEAIYRDLYATYRHVLSSDSHSRKTPKWMKRLQIIDSTTITLFSNLLFKGVGRHPKTGKKKGGIKVHTVIHANEGVPSDIKFTSAATNDSFMLKPTTLSKGDIMAMDRAYIDYEKFQQLTERGVTYVTKMKKNLKYSILSDTMYQTPDGLMEVRIQQVEFVKQVKGGEVIRHKSRIITYVDVKKRKLISLLTNDMESDPEEIIAIYRQRWVIELLFKQMKQNFPLKYFYGESANAIKIQIWITLIANLLLMVMQKGLKRQWSFSGLATMVRITLMYYVDFNSLFNNPEKEWEIILSEASGAPPEPTLFD
- a CDS encoding bacteriocin class II family protein, whose translation is MKDLKNVIMGISSIVMVLATMLITHSCSNESPLDNNTTVESYDEETDGQKLFTYFQSLNYSSIEQAIEKAETLEDNTIQSRSTSAAPILDAVYSVVAGYQSLDFNSSDNYESIRSKLISVVDNHKESLTVTEYDSLIESIDIAILGMQYAVELQNQPVSRGIGDSILSAVKCIAGTAGSAGLGFLAGAGVGTVTLPVVGTVSGGAVGGWSGALVGIAEFC
- a CDS encoding outer membrane beta-barrel protein encodes the protein MKLFRLYIFILCNICGLMSFAQISDTIVSTSLDEIVVQAPKVIRKSDMEVYHPSKSAVDNSKNGMQLLRNLMIPTLIVNDALGSISAAGQSVQVRINGRVTTIEQIKALLPETIKRVEWIDNPGLRYNGANYVLNFIVINPTLGGSLMLEGKQAINEKWGYNRTDAKFNVGRSQWSVGGYFKLTDDMKAYREYKETFTYPNGESLTRTETPLGGELDNSQGATWMSYNYIKPDTTVFYVALQANRSFTDKWLYNGLLSLSNGENDINLTDSHGNTGTTPSFSAYLEQHFSNRQTLVVDFSASLYSGHSYSDYVEKTSGSSQLINDVHTYIKDWNQAYGVETNYIKQWRNSRFTAGASYTANRNRSTYKNLDGEIFHQHQDKAYFFTEYFHRINKVSLTGGLGVQYTSFLFKETNQGNHSWNLRPQATLTYSPNLNHQFRLSFTSWQSAPSLAATNIAPQQLDGFQWRIGNPDLQTSSSYMLSLRYSYNLPHVSGSFGARAFSSPNAITPYLYWNNDRLITSYENSKGLDNISFWIAPQIEVIPTWMTVSGTLQYTAERMKGNNYKLYNHCWSGDINALLSHWGFTLGVQYKRAQRDLWGEKISWGEDISIIDLSYNWKDWEFGAGVIMPFGKYDQGSKSLSKWNTNEQHMRLNMRMPYISVSYNLQWGRQKRGTSKLVNADANVNHSTVNGR
- a CDS encoding transposase, which gives rise to MNVLAILKDFTFRCKSVFENTTTKMSKRFLNWLILTIRTVALIPGKVNFTRLSRYGGRTAKTFASNFKTSVDWMKVNIGMAQDCFGPADDMAVAIDPSFISKAGRLTYGIGRFWSGVAQRVKRGLEIMAIGAISLSKHTCVMLGAVQSPNFRTLESEKQMSMLDWYVALVRSKATELLSLTDILVADAFFSKYEFVNEVIGMGFRFVGRLRANSYLRYLAIPDSSAPRRRGRKKKYGEKVDFSNLDMSVFTSFIYEDSKGNKNRCHTAVVHSRALRRDIRIVVCPVENAEPLLYFSTDTDMRPEKIIGFYRTRFQIEFGIRDAKQFTGLQSQQTRDKDRLDFAFNLSFTALNVCKEVIRKDYPDLSLAQFKRLMFESYLASTIISTCGKSPHLKIIQKINHRLAQLAA
- a CDS encoding cysteine peptidase family C39 domain-containing protein; the encoded protein is MASRFPFIKQEDSMQCGIACLQMICTYYGQHYSNGFISTFCHATTEGISLLGICKAATFLGFKSQPTTVR
- a CDS encoding sugar O-acetyltransferase yields the protein MDSEKDKMLRGEIYDANCDPQLIEERMKCKLLCRKYNDLMPDRLEERKSLLKTLLGRVGENYYIEQPFYCDYGYNISVGDNFYSNVNLVILDGAKVTFGDNVFIAPDCGFHTAGHPLDVRRRNMGLEYARPITVGNNVWIGAGVHVLPGVTIGDNCVIGAGSVVNRDIPANSLAVGNPCRVIRSLEGINAAD
- the nhaD gene encoding sodium:proton antiporter NhaD, which translates into the protein MTTAIVTFFILGYLCIALESVLKINKAVPALLMCVVCWTLYACGYAPEHGADTSAQLLEHLGDTCEILFFLMGAMTIVEIVDANGGFFFVKDALATTSKRKLLWRITFMAFVLSAILDNLTTSIVMVMVLRKLVDDHNDRMIYGGMIIIAANAGGAFSPIGDVTTIMLWIRGMITTGGVITELFLPSLIAVLVSGFAAQYYLKGSLPAVNHTEESLPAGQTPGDRTLILCLGVGGLIFVPIFRMLTGLAPFMGILLALGILWLVSEYRCNRNALFCDNSNLKVTSLLARIDMATILFFLGILMAVATLQETGVLNSFGIWLNEASHGNHYLVTGVIGVVSSIVDNVPLVAGCMDMYAIAPSGDYGVDGLFWQLLAYCAGVGGSMLIIGSAAGVVVMGLEKISFGWYLKKFTWIAFIGYIAGIATYAVETLFIH
- a CDS encoding electron transport complex protein RnfA, whose amino-acid sequence is MLEYISIIITAIFVNNIVFAQFLGICPFIGVSRKLSSAVGMGAAVTFVMLLATVITWLLQDLVLTPFGLGFMQTIVFILVIAALVQMLEIVLKKIAPVLYSALGVFLPLITTNCAVLGVAITVVQKGMNLGESVVYAFATAVGFTMAIAIFAGIREQLAMTNVPKSMRGVPIAMICAGLLAMAFMGFSGIKIG